The following coding sequences lie in one uncultured Mailhella sp. genomic window:
- a CDS encoding sigma-54 dependent transcriptional regulator, whose protein sequence is MGDSGFYSETAAKSCLVMYRMGGLRHVLLYLHDLLRGRLPVVRINTIYCDKDARYIVNMADTSTVSVSNKAAGSARARPLVMSEMIASPIIVGDLSPYQHDPEVLSNPQWTDMPYLHHVSLLRLPLFANSTSVFLINFWSDEKGAFSQRDQRALSRLLKPLAEELSINLSDMKMHGARPPMKSEVTGMDKLSLSPGLVRVRQIVEKVARSDATVLILGETGSGKEAVADAIQQTSARRGEPFIKVNCGAIPEDLVDSELFGHEKGSFTGAAGTKAGYFEMADGGTLFLDEIGDMSLSSQVRLLRVLDTGLVRRVGAVREIPVNVRIIAATHDDLPRKVVEGRFRRDLWYRLSVLPISVPPLRDRRDDIPILVEHFMQMKAHRLGLPYLPHVPEEEMRALLRYGWPGNVRELEHTVERALIKFSLESAAKSVHFEIISLPDPLSEQQGGAGRTLRRRDEWPTLREMEERYIREVLEHCGGKLTGTDSATSLLDIHYTTLRSRMRHMGLLDDDEGSVSTGKTEP, encoded by the coding sequence ATGGGAGATTCGGGCTTTTATTCGGAAACGGCGGCAAAATCCTGTCTGGTCATGTACCGCATGGGCGGCCTCAGGCATGTGCTTCTTTATCTGCACGACCTTTTACGGGGCAGGCTGCCCGTGGTGCGGATCAACACGATCTATTGCGACAAGGACGCCCGGTACATCGTCAATATGGCCGACACAAGCACCGTGAGCGTTTCCAACAAAGCGGCCGGATCCGCAAGAGCCCGGCCGCTGGTCATGAGCGAGATGATCGCCTCGCCCATCATTGTAGGCGATCTTTCTCCCTATCAGCACGATCCCGAAGTGCTCAGCAATCCGCAGTGGACCGACATGCCCTATCTGCATCACGTCTCCCTGCTGCGGCTGCCGCTCTTTGCCAACAGCACGAGCGTGTTTCTCATCAATTTCTGGTCGGATGAAAAGGGAGCTTTTTCGCAGAGAGATCAGCGGGCGCTCTCGCGTCTTCTGAAGCCGCTGGCCGAAGAGCTGAGCATCAATCTGTCGGACATGAAGATGCACGGCGCGCGGCCGCCGATGAAATCCGAAGTCACGGGCATGGACAAGCTCAGTCTCAGTCCCGGACTGGTGCGCGTGCGGCAGATTGTGGAAAAGGTGGCCCGCAGCGACGCCACCGTGCTGATTCTGGGCGAAACCGGTTCCGGCAAGGAAGCGGTGGCCGACGCCATTCAACAGACCTCGGCGCGGAGGGGCGAGCCGTTCATCAAGGTGAACTGCGGCGCCATTCCGGAAGATCTGGTGGACAGCGAACTGTTCGGGCACGAAAAGGGATCGTTCACCGGCGCGGCGGGAACCAAGGCGGGCTACTTTGAAATGGCGGACGGCGGAACCCTGTTTCTGGATGAAATAGGCGACATGTCGCTGTCGTCGCAGGTGCGTCTTCTGCGCGTGCTCGACACGGGGCTGGTCCGGCGCGTGGGCGCGGTCAGGGAAATTCCGGTGAACGTGCGCATCATTGCCGCCACGCACGACGATCTGCCGCGCAAGGTGGTGGAGGGGCGGTTCCGCCGGGATCTGTGGTATCGGCTGTCGGTGCTGCCCATTTCCGTGCCGCCGCTGCGGGATCGGCGCGACGACATTCCCATTCTTGTGGAGCATTTCATGCAGATGAAGGCGCACAGGCTCGGTCTGCCTTACCTGCCGCACGTGCCGGAAGAGGAAATGCGCGCGCTGCTGCGCTACGGCTGGCCGGGCAACGTGCGCGAGCTGGAACACACCGTGGAGCGGGCGCTGATTAAATTCAGTCTGGAGTCCGCGGCGAAGAGCGTGCATTTTGAGATCATTTCCCTGCCCGATCCCTTGTCGGAGCAGCAGGGCGGGGCAGGGCGGACGCTGCGACGCCGGGACGAGTGGCCCACGCTCCGCGAAATGGAGGAACGCTACATCCGCGAGGTGCTGGAACATTGCGGCGGCAAGCTGACGGGCACGGATTCGGCCACGAGCCTGCTGGACATCCACTACACCACGCTGCGTTCGCGCATGCGTCACATGGGGCTTCTCGATGACGACGAAGGCTCCGTTTCCACGGGGAAAACGGAGCCCTGA
- a CDS encoding GntR family transcriptional regulator, whose translation MSKQKMIEQQLEQALMEGRWKLFERLPAERQLADELHVNRTTLRAAISALAGRGILETTHGSGTRVRALPSEHPAQCPLIDRIDASLLIIPSIIRASSLVIRPSQVLRLERILPVTGTALRNDDIKAFAQANIQFFMETARFINNASVSSALAACLPDGKSLIRLFNACDLQQKEQAFAHLARILSAVRHADAADAEAAAQAYFSTLRTLTENS comes from the coding sequence AGGTCGCTGGAAGCTGTTCGAGCGTCTGCCCGCCGAACGGCAGCTCGCCGACGAGCTGCACGTGAACCGCACCACCCTGCGGGCCGCCATCAGCGCCCTTGCCGGACGCGGCATTCTCGAAACCACGCACGGCAGCGGCACGCGCGTGCGCGCTCTGCCTTCCGAGCATCCCGCGCAGTGCCCCCTCATCGACAGAATAGACGCCAGTCTGCTCATCATACCGTCCATCATCCGCGCCTCGTCGCTCGTCATCCGGCCCTCGCAGGTGCTCAGGCTCGAACGCATTCTGCCCGTGACAGGCACGGCGCTGCGCAACGACGACATCAAGGCCTTTGCGCAGGCGAACATACAGTTCTTCATGGAAACGGCGCGCTTCATCAACAACGCCAGCGTGAGTTCGGCGCTGGCCGCCTGTCTGCCCGACGGCAAGTCGCTGATACGACTGTTCAACGCCTGCGACCTGCAACAGAAGGAACAGGCGTTCGCGCATCTGGCAAGAATACTGAGCGCCGTGCGCCACGCCGACGCCGCCGACGCCGAAGCTGCGGCGCAGGCCTATTTTTCCACCCTCCGGACGCTGACGGAAAACTCATGA
- a CDS encoding TonB family protein produces the protein MTDGERLWTGIALSLFLHFSLTLIHASPQEEAPAFRAVLEMESESTLARGGSLPGTGLQSSAESDREEAEKLDRKRRIYLRYLDDVDNAVHARRLDAGNTSLIGVALCAFTIAADGTFHEARIVVSSGRPELDASALRAVAAASGVVRRPDILGTDPIHVSLSVKYQYGLQ, from the coding sequence ATGACGGACGGCGAACGACTCTGGACGGGCATTGCGCTGTCGCTTTTTCTGCACTTTTCCCTCACGCTCATCCACGCCTCGCCGCAGGAGGAGGCCCCGGCCTTCCGCGCGGTGCTGGAAATGGAAAGCGAATCCACCCTCGCCCGCGGCGGCTCGCTGCCCGGCACCGGCCTTCAATCTTCCGCGGAAAGCGACAGGGAAGAAGCGGAAAAGCTCGACCGCAAGCGGCGCATCTACCTGCGATATCTCGACGACGTGGACAACGCCGTTCACGCCCGGAGGCTCGACGCCGGCAACACCTCGCTCATAGGCGTGGCGCTGTGCGCCTTCACCATCGCTGCCGACGGCACCTTTCACGAAGCGCGCATCGTTGTTTCCTCGGGCAGGCCGGAACTCGACGCCTCCGCCCTTCGCGCCGTCGCCGCCGCAAGCGGCGTCGTCCGCCGACCGGACATTCTGGGAACGGACCCCATCCACGTTTCCCTGTCCGTCAAATATCAGTACGGCCTGCAATGA
- a CDS encoding twin-arginine translocation signal domain-containing protein, producing MNRREFLKGASLGIGAGALGAMGLYSYTPMRRAFLPKVERQMSDFGVCKSVKVTNISETSWFDNGIFMQNVTGAGGLLVDQYTYNWAPFGNGKGIGKGTYDEGMAKIKPYLQKGQLHEAWAVAKENSVDADNAGGFSCLVEIEAMDGTKTKYLFDCGWNYDWMEESFKREGIDNMLANGEIAGFIQTHEHMDHYWAFPVVAKYAPNIHVYTPNTFYPQGKQYLKDSGHVGEWTEVKKGLYPLQPGVALYQFECPIIFKVYGEMSLYCNVKDVGLVSITGCCHQGIILFADTAYKELKYENDKFYGLYGGLHISPFDDWDPKYDDLVIGLKKWNLQRVGCNHCTGLITAQKFVDAGYPVVKGTARFRSKTTNYLGNGDIITFPG from the coding sequence ATGAACAGACGCGAATTTCTCAAAGGCGCATCTCTCGGCATCGGAGCCGGCGCGCTTGGAGCCATGGGGCTTTATTCCTACACGCCCATGCGCAGGGCCTTTCTGCCCAAGGTGGAACGTCAAATGTCCGACTTCGGCGTGTGCAAGTCGGTGAAGGTGACCAACATTTCGGAAACCAGCTGGTTCGACAACGGCATCTTCATGCAGAACGTCACCGGCGCGGGCGGTCTGCTCGTGGATCAGTACACCTACAACTGGGCCCCGTTCGGCAACGGCAAGGGCATAGGCAAGGGCACCTATGACGAAGGCATGGCCAAGATCAAGCCCTACCTTCAGAAGGGGCAGCTCCACGAAGCCTGGGCCGTCGCCAAGGAAAACTCCGTGGACGCCGACAACGCGGGCGGATTTTCCTGCCTCGTGGAAATCGAGGCCATGGACGGCACCAAGACCAAGTATCTGTTCGACTGCGGCTGGAACTACGACTGGATGGAGGAAAGCTTCAAGCGCGAAGGCATAGACAACATGCTCGCCAACGGCGAAATTGCCGGATTCATTCAGACGCACGAACACATGGATCACTACTGGGCCTTCCCCGTGGTGGCCAAGTATGCCCCCAACATCCACGTGTACACGCCGAACACCTTCTATCCGCAGGGCAAGCAGTACCTCAAGGATTCCGGTCACGTGGGCGAATGGACCGAGGTCAAGAAGGGGCTGTATCCGCTGCAGCCGGGCGTGGCGCTGTATCAGTTTGAATGCCCCATCATCTTCAAGGTGTACGGCGAAATGTCGCTGTACTGCAACGTGAAGGACGTGGGCCTTGTGAGCATCACGGGCTGCTGCCATCAGGGCATCATTCTGTTCGCCGACACGGCCTACAAGGAACTCAAGTACGAAAACGACAAGTTCTACGGCCTCTACGGCGGCCTGCACATCTCCCCGTTCGACGACTGGGATCCCAAGTACGACGACCTCGTCATCGGCCTGAAGAAGTGGAACCTTCAGCGCGTGGGCTGCAACCACTGCACGGGTCTCATCACGGCACAGAAGTTCGTCGACGCCGGATACCCGGTGGTGAAGGGCACGGCGCGCTTCCGCTCCAAGACGACAAACTACCTGGGCAACGGCGACATCATCACCTTCCCCGGTTAA
- a CDS encoding CobW family GTP-binding protein, with the protein MKLESILPRALGDSDSDCASIFTSLVMAAHFERTRARALGWRGVRPCASSHPAWTCRVAGSENVFGLRFDGETKDETPGRVPCLRGYFSLYVFPPAQSPLLDVFPLDALRFALSPDYEHAVREFSGSERELLPFLLGQLRLDVSLAGDALALTLEAPARHRVIAADGIAAEDGWLVRPGEPECDVPAFSLFLRLFAVLACTAQQQLGEKAAVSRGACAVSRRLFHADGSMEDDDDKEYLLNIAAAFGPSLALDGERLHLLHDIPAKHRPEELEKLDRPVLHVLTGFLGAGKTTFLRRWLDFLHGRERYTGVIQNEFGKVELDAALMKGDTLVEALDEGCVCCSLADSLRPGLERIIAAMPAEQFVLETTGLANPDNIMEALGGLRDLIEPGLVITVADALDLAGRGRGNEHPEESGIRQAQLRRADVIILNKSEMISSEALEALAGRLRALNDKALILPAHYGSIPFAELDAWIDAHGKTRLPSHAPRLARIGERAVTHADEGFEARALTFEGPVSAEDLEAVLRDAGPGLCRAKGIISIAGQGACVVQYAAGQLEITPAPGEEISDLAIIGSGLRI; encoded by the coding sequence ATGAAACTGGAAAGCATTCTTCCCCGGGCCCTCGGCGACAGCGATTCCGACTGCGCCAGCATCTTCACGTCGCTGGTCATGGCCGCCCACTTTGAACGCACCAGGGCGCGGGCGCTCGGCTGGCGCGGCGTTCGCCCCTGCGCTTCCAGCCATCCGGCGTGGACGTGCCGCGTCGCCGGCTCGGAAAACGTGTTCGGGCTGCGCTTCGACGGCGAAACCAAGGACGAGACTCCCGGCCGAGTTCCGTGCCTTCGCGGCTACTTCAGCCTCTACGTCTTTCCCCCGGCGCAGTCTCCGCTGCTGGACGTCTTTCCGCTCGACGCCCTGCGCTTCGCCCTTTCCCCGGACTACGAACACGCCGTCCGGGAATTTTCCGGCAGCGAAAGGGAGCTTCTTCCCTTCCTGCTCGGTCAGCTCCGCCTCGACGTCTCCCTCGCGGGCGACGCGCTGGCTCTGACCCTCGAAGCTCCGGCCAGACACCGCGTCATCGCCGCCGACGGCATTGCCGCGGAAGACGGCTGGCTGGTGCGTCCGGGCGAACCGGAATGCGACGTTCCCGCCTTCAGCCTCTTTCTCCGGCTCTTCGCCGTTCTCGCCTGCACGGCGCAGCAGCAGCTCGGCGAAAAGGCCGCGGTCTCCCGCGGGGCCTGCGCCGTATCGCGCCGCCTCTTTCATGCCGACGGGAGCATGGAGGATGACGACGATAAGGAATATCTTCTCAACATCGCCGCCGCCTTCGGGCCGTCCCTGGCTCTGGACGGCGAGCGCCTTCATCTCCTGCACGACATTCCCGCAAAGCACCGGCCGGAGGAGCTCGAAAAGCTCGACCGCCCCGTGCTGCACGTGCTCACGGGCTTTCTCGGCGCAGGCAAGACCACGTTTCTGCGCCGCTGGCTGGACTTTCTGCACGGCCGGGAGCGCTACACCGGAGTCATTCAGAACGAATTCGGCAAGGTGGAGCTCGACGCCGCTCTCATGAAGGGCGACACGCTCGTGGAAGCACTGGACGAAGGATGCGTGTGCTGTTCTCTGGCCGACAGTCTGCGGCCCGGGCTTGAACGCATCATTGCGGCCATGCCCGCCGAACAGTTCGTGCTGGAAACCACGGGGCTCGCCAATCCCGACAACATCATGGAAGCGCTCGGCGGCCTGCGCGATCTTATCGAGCCCGGGCTCGTCATCACCGTGGCCGACGCCCTTGATCTGGCAGGAAGAGGCCGAGGAAACGAACATCCCGAAGAATCGGGCATCCGGCAGGCGCAGCTGCGCCGGGCCGACGTCATCATTCTCAACAAAAGCGAAATGATTTCCTCCGAGGCGCTTGAGGCGCTTGCCGGGCGGCTTCGGGCGCTCAACGACAAGGCGCTCATTCTGCCCGCGCACTACGGCAGCATTCCCTTTGCCGAGCTGGACGCGTGGATAGACGCCCACGGAAAAACGCGTCTGCCCTCCCACGCGCCGAGACTCGCGCGCATAGGCGAGCGCGCCGTCACGCACGCCGACGAAGGCTTCGAGGCCAGGGCCCTGACCTTCGAAGGGCCGGTTTCCGCCGAAGATCTGGAAGCCGTGCTGCGCGACGCCGGACCGGGACTTTGCCGGGCCAAGGGCATCATTTCCATTGCAGGACAGGGCGCGTGCGTCGTACAATACGCCGCAGGACAGCTTGAAATAACGCCGGCTCCCGGAGAAGAGATCAGCGATCTTGCGATCATAGGCTCCGGGCTCAGGATCTGA
- a CDS encoding MotA/TolQ/ExbB proton channel family protein gives MDILLMGGWMMWPLTLISITATAIIVERLLLFSSFRFPPRSASALLEEAVRGNRAPLLAELEKVERLRRFASLLSADGPGKEAALRIEGESVVKALEARLPLLSILARLAPLMGLLGTVLGMIETFSEIANAQAGVNMNQLAGGIWQALITTAAGLVIAIPSLFFLHYFQTRVQQAAEALSETANAVLASEGDGR, from the coding sequence ATGGACATACTGCTGATGGGCGGCTGGATGATGTGGCCGCTGACCCTGATTTCCATCACGGCAACGGCCATCATCGTGGAGCGCCTGCTGCTCTTCTCCTCATTCCGCTTTCCTCCGCGAAGCGCGTCCGCGCTGCTTGAAGAGGCGGTGCGCGGCAACCGCGCGCCCCTGCTCGCGGAACTGGAAAAGGTGGAGCGTCTGCGCCGCTTCGCCTCCCTGCTTTCGGCAGACGGCCCGGGAAAGGAGGCCGCGCTGCGCATCGAGGGCGAGTCCGTGGTGAAGGCGCTGGAAGCGCGTCTTCCGCTGCTTTCCATTCTGGCGCGGCTCGCGCCGCTCATGGGTCTGCTCGGCACGGTGCTCGGCATGATCGAAACCTTTTCCGAGATTGCGAACGCACAGGCGGGCGTCAACATGAATCAGCTCGCCGGAGGCATCTGGCAGGCGCTCATCACCACGGCGGCGGGCCTTGTCATCGCCATTCCGTCGCTGTTTTTTCTGCACTATTTTCAAACGCGCGTGCAGCAGGCGGCCGAGGCCCTGTCGGAAACGGCCAACGCCGTGCTCGCCTCGGAAGGGGACGGTCGATGA
- a CDS encoding biopolymer transporter ExbD: MINLRPRKSPDTDIDLTPVMDVIFILLIFFIVASAFAVRGLDIDLPPAQSSRALSGKVVEVRLEEDGSFFCDGVPVEREFLRYKLQDIVRGFRKEPGQLVLKASPKAPVEALVFVVDEVRMLGGEKLMVATSRPEER; encoded by the coding sequence ATGATCAATCTGCGTCCGCGCAAAAGCCCCGACACCGACATAGACCTCACGCCCGTGATGGACGTGATCTTCATTCTGCTCATTTTTTTCATTGTGGCTTCGGCCTTTGCCGTGCGGGGGCTCGACATCGACCTGCCCCCCGCGCAATCGAGCCGGGCGCTCTCGGGCAAGGTGGTGGAAGTGCGCCTTGAGGAGGACGGCAGCTTCTTCTGCGACGGCGTGCCCGTGGAGCGGGAATTTCTGCGCTACAAGCTGCAGGACATCGTGCGCGGCTTCCGCAAGGAACCGGGACAGCTCGTGCTCAAGGCCAGCCCGAAGGCTCCGGTGGAAGCGCTCGTTTTCGTGGTGGACGAAGTGCGCATGCTCGGCGGAGAAAAACTCATGGTGGCCACCTCGCGACCGGAAGAAAGGTAA
- a CDS encoding metallophosphoesterase → MANNIARRDILKMGMAATACAAAGILTGASAAEAKDEKRLLKAGIITDMHRTTKADSTTRVYSASMNKMKVFIDAMKKEKPAFIIELGDFVDTLAPGTDPAANLREIESLFTSFGGPAYHVLGNHDFDNLKREAFLSGVTNTGIEQGKTYYSYDAGGVHCIVLDADYTPGKFRPYDMNTPEDTFWTWVDTIIPPQEMEWLKADLGKTDKPVLVFSHQTLDRVDTQDHNIKNASAVRAVLEESGKVLAVISGHDHQGGYSNIKGIHYVVLNGNVGVNDYRTWDVTSAEKGLDIHKDNQFCILEVTRKGSTYKLNFEGRGRQPSYRLERTL, encoded by the coding sequence ATGGCAAACAACATTGCCCGCCGCGACATTCTGAAGATGGGTATGGCCGCCACGGCCTGCGCCGCCGCCGGCATTCTGACCGGAGCCTCCGCCGCCGAAGCCAAGGACGAAAAGCGTCTGCTCAAGGCCGGCATCATCACCGACATGCACAGAACCACCAAGGCCGACAGCACCACCCGCGTGTACTCCGCCTCCATGAACAAGATGAAAGTCTTCATCGACGCCATGAAGAAGGAAAAGCCCGCCTTCATCATCGAGCTCGGCGACTTCGTGGACACCCTCGCCCCGGGCACCGATCCCGCCGCCAACCTCCGCGAAATAGAATCCCTGTTCACCTCGTTCGGCGGCCCCGCCTATCACGTGCTCGGCAACCATGACTTCGACAATCTCAAAAGAGAAGCCTTCCTTTCCGGCGTGACCAACACCGGCATCGAGCAGGGCAAAACCTACTACTCCTACGACGCGGGCGGCGTTCACTGCATCGTGCTCGACGCCGACTACACGCCCGGCAAGTTCCGTCCCTACGACATGAACACCCCGGAAGACACCTTCTGGACCTGGGTGGACACCATCATTCCTCCGCAGGAGATGGAATGGCTCAAGGCCGATCTCGGCAAGACCGACAAGCCCGTGCTCGTGTTCAGCCATCAGACGCTCGACCGCGTGGACACGCAGGATCACAACATCAAGAACGCCTCGGCCGTGCGCGCCGTGCTGGAAGAAAGCGGCAAGGTGCTGGCCGTGATTTCCGGTCACGATCATCAGGGCGGCTATTCCAACATCAAGGGCATCCACTACGTGGTGCTCAACGGCAACGTGGGCGTGAACGACTACCGCACCTGGGACGTCACCAGCGCGGAAAAGGGCCTCGACATCCACAAGGACAATCAGTTCTGCATTCTGGAAGTCACCAGAAAGGGCAGTACCTACAAGCTCAATTTTGAAGGTCGCGGCCGTCAGCCCAGCTACCGTCTGGAAAGAACCCTCTGA